The following proteins are encoded in a genomic region of Entelurus aequoreus isolate RoL-2023_Sb linkage group LG01, RoL_Eaeq_v1.1, whole genome shotgun sequence:
- the msx1a gene encoding homeobox protein MSX-1a translates to MAPTSLCMSAVTKSEDPPSAQVAAMQTSLEDAGKPKVSILPFSVEALMADRKPSREAPSPDGPCGAGGLGIRFGGLDATPMSSSFSVVSLQEDALVKPESPDGQERTAWMQTFSPTPPRRLSPPACPLRKHKTNRKPRTPFTTSQLLALERKFRQKQYLSIAERAEFSSSLSLTETQVKIWFQNRRAKAKRLQEAELEKLKMAAKPMLPPAFGISFPLHGAHVPASYAASHAFQRHSLPVSPVGLYAAHVGYSMYHLA, encoded by the exons ATGGCCCCAACGTCGCTGTGCATGTCAGCCGTGACCAAGAGTGAAGATCCGCCCTCGGCGCAGGTCGCCGCCATGCAGACCAGCCTGGAGGACGCCGGGAAGCCCAAAGTCTCCATCCTGCCCTTCAGCGTGGAGGCTCTGATGGCGGACAGGAAGCCCAGCCGGGAGGCGCCTTCGCCGGACGGACCCTGCGGAGCCGGCGGGCTGGGGATCCGCTTCGGAGGCTTGGACGCCACCCCCATGAGCTCCTCTTTTTCCGTGGTGAGCCTGCAGGAAGACGCGCTGGTCAAGCCCGAGAGTCCAGACGGCCAGGAGAGGACCGCCTGGATGCAGACTTTTTCCCCGACGCCTCCTC GAAGGTTGAGTCCTCCGGCGTGTCCGCTGCGGAAGCACAAGACCAACCGGAAGCCGCGCACGCCCTTCACCACGTCCCAGCTGCTGGCCCTGGAGCGGAAGTTCCGGCAGAAGCAGTACCTCTCCATCGCCGAGCGCGCCGAGTTCTCCAGCTCCCTCAGCCTGACCGAGACCCAGGTCAAGATCTGGTTCCAGAACCGCAGGGCCAAGGCCAAGCGGCTGCAGGAGGCCGAGCTGGAGAAACTGAAAATGGCAGCCAAGCCCATGTTGCCGCCGGCCTTTGGGATTTCCTTCCCGCTGCACGGCGCGCACGTCCCGGCCTCCTACGCGGCCTCGCACGCCTTCCAGCGGCACTCGCTGCCGGTCTCCCCGGTGGGACTGTACGCCGCGCACGTCGGATACAGCATGTACCACCTGGCCTAG